In Candidatus Poribacteria bacterium, the following are encoded in one genomic region:
- a CDS encoding biotin--[acetyl-CoA-carboxylase] ligase — MTTDDILSGLQNQTIGRRIHTYDRVGSTNDLALQCGVDGAEEGTLILAESQTQGRGRHGRKWLAPPGSSILGSIILRHRLRADQVGLPNLIGAVAIATATNELTNLSARIKWPNDVLIQGKKVSGVLTELEYDRHRQPFFVMGFGVNVNMTSADLPEELRASATSLRIESGRKISRVVLLQTILHRLEENYLRLKRSDTEPIIATGNRLLHFSGDWAQINTADGIFCGETEAIDQDGGLLLKDMNGNRRKFLVGEVLQTGQMTPKN, encoded by the coding sequence ATGACAACCGACGACATCCTATCCGGGTTGCAGAACCAGACCATCGGACGGCGGATCCACACCTACGATCGGGTGGGTTCAACAAACGATTTGGCGCTACAATGCGGCGTTGACGGTGCAGAGGAAGGCACACTTATCCTAGCAGAGAGCCAAACCCAAGGGCGGGGACGGCATGGCAGAAAGTGGCTTGCACCCCCTGGATCGAGCATCCTTGGATCGATCATCCTGCGACATCGGCTTCGTGCGGATCAGGTCGGTTTACCGAACCTCATCGGTGCAGTCGCCATCGCAACGGCGACCAACGAGTTGACGAATCTTTCGGCACGGATTAAGTGGCCCAACGATGTGCTGATTCAGGGGAAAAAGGTGAGCGGCGTCTTGACGGAGCTGGAATACGATCGACATCGGCAGCCATTTTTTGTGATGGGGTTCGGGGTCAACGTCAATATGACAAGCGCAGACTTGCCTGAAGAACTTCGCGCTTCTGCTACCTCTTTGCGAATAGAAAGTGGCCGGAAAATCTCCCGTGTCGTACTGCTCCAAACTATCCTACACAGGCTTGAAGAAAACTACCTCCGCTTGAAACGTAGTGATACTGAACCGATTATTGCAACCGGTAACAGGCTATTACATTTTTCTGGCGATTGGGCCCAGATTAACACAGCCGATGGGATCTTTTGTGGGGAAACCGAGGCGATTGATCAGGATGGTGGGCTGCTACTCAAAGATATGAACGGAAATCGACGGAAATTTCTGGTTGGAGAGGTCCTCCAAACTGGACAAATGACACCGAAAAATTAG
- a CDS encoding acetate kinase has protein sequence MSIILTINAGSSSVKYQCFEMTDEVCLAKGQIDRLGSPSPNLFYERHDNVTYQTSVPPMEYEAVFHSIFATLLDTEKGILQNLNDVAAVGHRVVHGGSRFAESALITSEVETAINQCVPLAPLHNPYNLGGIRACRQALPNAAHVAVFDTAFHQTMPDYAYMYALPYSLYEQHGIRRYGFHGTSHQYVSTRAAEILGHSLTSLKLITCHLGNGCSITAIDQGKSVDTSMGLTPLEGLMMGTRCGDIDPAIIFHLMEEEQMSADTINQMLNRESGLLGVSGIASDVRDLFQAVSEGNPQATLALKMFSYRVRQYIGKYAAVLGGLDALIFTAGIGENAASLRTTICENLGFLGVHLDEEKNLSGEVEKSIHREDAPVKLLVVPTNEELMIARDTLELIEGGVAIETERD, from the coding sequence ATGTCCATAATACTCACAATTAACGCCGGCAGCTCTTCTGTCAAGTACCAATGCTTTGAAATGACAGACGAAGTATGTCTGGCAAAGGGACAAATCGACCGACTGGGGTCCCCATCTCCGAATCTGTTCTATGAGCGGCATGATAACGTTACATATCAGACCAGCGTTCCGCCAATGGAATATGAAGCGGTTTTCCATTCAATCTTTGCAACACTTCTCGACACAGAAAAGGGTATCCTTCAAAATCTCAATGACGTCGCCGCCGTTGGACATCGCGTCGTCCACGGAGGGAGTCGCTTCGCTGAATCCGCACTAATCACCTCCGAGGTCGAGACAGCGATTAATCAATGCGTTCCCCTTGCCCCACTGCACAATCCGTATAATTTGGGTGGCATCCGCGCCTGTCGTCAAGCGTTGCCAAATGCTGCACACGTCGCCGTATTCGACACAGCGTTCCATCAAACGATGCCAGATTACGCCTATATGTATGCGCTCCCCTACTCGCTTTATGAGCAGCACGGTATTCGACGGTACGGCTTTCACGGTACATCACACCAATATGTGTCAACGCGAGCGGCAGAAATCCTCGGACACTCACTGACATCACTTAAGCTGATTACCTGCCATCTCGGAAATGGATGTAGTATCACGGCGATAGATCAGGGGAAATCCGTTGATACCAGCATGGGACTCACCCCACTTGAAGGCTTGATGATGGGGACCCGCTGTGGCGACATTGATCCCGCGATTATTTTTCACCTGATGGAGGAAGAACAGATGTCCGCGGACACGATCAATCAAATGCTCAACCGTGAGAGCGGTTTGCTTGGCGTTTCAGGCATAGCGTCAGATGTTCGAGACCTATTCCAAGCTGTTTCGGAGGGCAATCCGCAGGCGACACTTGCACTAAAGATGTTCTCCTATCGTGTGAGACAATATATCGGAAAATATGCGGCCGTTCTCGGCGGTTTGGATGCACTAATTTTCACCGCAGGGATCGGCGAGAACGCCGCGTCTCTCCGCACCACAATCTGCGAGAACCTCGGATTTCTAGGAGTTCACCTTGACGAAGAAAAAAATCTGTCGGGTGAGGTGGAAAAATCTATTCATCGGGAAGATGCTCCTGTCAAGCTCCTTGTCGTTCCAACCAACGAGGAACTGATGATTGCCCGCGACACCTTGGAGCTAATTGAAGGAGGAGTCGCAATAGAAACGGAGCGTGATTAA